Within Zootoca vivipara chromosome 10, rZooViv1.1, whole genome shotgun sequence, the genomic segment CCTtgttagcttcctcctcctccatccctgtgTTGTCCTTGTACAGCTcaccagggaagaggatgggcaCAAAACAAGAAACAGTTGGCTTTGCCTGGGCCCTCACTCCCTGTCTTCGGCCCCTTCGGCCCCAATGGGCACCACTGCTCTTGATTCTCTGCAGTTTGTCTCTTTAGATTGACTTGCGCTATGAAGCAAGGAACCTGGAACGCTTCCGCCTTAACTTCCAAGGTGTGGATTATGTGAAGTTCCCAGTTCCTCTTCGCCCTTTCGTGACGAGAAACATCCTCGTGGAAACATATGAGGTGAGAATGTGGAATGTGCAGGGCAGGGAGAGCTGGCTTACCTTTTGTCCAGACAGATGGCATGAGAGCAGGAGGTTTCTTTGGCCTAGCAAGCAGACCCCTTTGTGAGCAGCTGGGCTGCTTAATAAAGTTgacaccctcaaagcagtttgggtgtaaaaaaagggggaaacatgcGCAGAGCAGTGTCACTTCGGCTGATCATCACTCTTGACaaaagtcaggggctgagaaTTTGCAGCCTCAAAAATTCAAGAATGGCAGTAGGAGGAGAAAGCTTGATCACGTCAGGTGGGCAGCACCAGAGAATACTCATCCCCTTTGATCTCCTCCCCCCTTAAAAAGTACCCCCATTGTCCTCCAAAAGTCTTATTAATGTATCCCTGACAAGCTCAAAGGGCTTTCCTGATTTAGGTTCTTTCTGCTTCAGGAGAGCACGCCCATAGCCCAGTACCTGCAGACGGAGGCCACAAAGGAGCTGCGCTGGAAAATAGCTCAGATGGGTATGGACATGATTCTAAAGATGGTAAGAGGCCtcctttggttggttggtttgcaaTTTAGGCTTGGCTTGCCTCTGCAGTCAGCCTGCAAGGCAAAGAATCTGTTGTATGAATTTTCAGGTTTTTGATCAGAAAGCCCCTCAGTTACACGATTGGAATCAACTCTCCAAGGGCCTGATTGTACTTGGTCCGAATGACACCACCCAGTCACAAGAGAGGGGCTTTTTGGCAACTCTGAAGGTGgtggaagtaaaataataataaacaaaaccttTAGTGGGAAAAGCCTAAGGGGTAAGGGAACCCCAAGACAGTTCAATGAATGGCCAAGGAATGCTGCTGGCATGTTGTGTGGCAAGTAGACCTAGAAAACTGGGTGGGAGAAATGGAATGGAGGATTGTAGAGGAGTGAATAGCTGAACTGCAAACAGAAGCATTTCACGCAGCAACATTTTAATGCAGCTCCTGCTTGCCCAGTTCTATACACTGTCTCCCCTGTCTGGTAGTGGGTATCTCCCAGCCCTGCTACTTCCTGGCAGCCTTGATATGGTAATCCCAGAGATTAAAGCCAGGAGGTTCCATGTGCAGAGCAAAATATCCTACTACTCACCAAGAGCCCGTCCTCTTAATAAATTAGTTCATCGATTTGAGAAGCTCTCAGGTTGCCATTTTCTCAACCAAGTTGTGATTTTTCAATCCTTCAGGTGTTTGTTGATAACTTTGTCCATGCTGACCTGCACCCTGGGAATATCCTGGTTCAGGGCGCAGAGGGCTTCCGTGATCACCCCAAGGACCGGACCACCATTGTGGACCTATTGGACACACTCATTCTGGAAGTGCAGCCTTCTCGCCCCCCACTTCGACTGGTGCTTCTGGATGCAGGAATCATAGCAGAGCTGCAGGGTCCAGATCTCAAGAACTTCCTGGCGGTCTTCACTGCTGTGGTATTAGGGCAGGTATTAGCTCTTTTCAACCATTTCTCATAGCAGCTGGTATTGGAGATCCTGTTCAGCTTTGGGCTGGACCATGGCAGCTTCTAGGGCTGGATTCAGCTCCTCTGTTTCGCTagcagaagctggagcagggaCTCTTGCTGATGCAGTGGGGCTTCCTCCACCCCGCAATTCACTCTCGAGGGTTTGGAGATCCCAGCATGATTGGGGAGAAGGAAAATGCTtccattgggcaagcagaaatgcttgcgctgATTGAACGAtctccttagtgctatgttgaattccacccagagtatgtttttcttatttatttatgccatAAAATTGATaaaccgcttgattgtaaaacaaaacaaaacatcttgTCTAATGGTAGCCTGACAAAATAACTTCCTTTGCAATAATTTTCAAGCTCAGCCCTATTTTAACTAGACTAGAAGCTCTGTCTCTGTAAATTTTGCTCAAGGAGGAAGATTACCTGAGTCTTGCAGGCTGAATAGGCTTCCCAATTTATTCCGCAGGGGGAGAGAGTGGCAGAGTTAATCCTTCATCACTCCAGAGCTAACCGGTGCAAGGATGTGGAGAGATTCAAAGCTGACATGGCAGAACTGGTGACAAAGGCCAGGGACAGCACTGTAGCTTTGGGAAAGGTCAGTAGCCGGCATCAAAGCTTGGTCTTCTCCAGGCATCaacaaccttcagccctccagatgttttggactacaattcccatcttccccgaccactggtcctgttagctagggatcatgggagttgtaggccaaaacatctggagggccacagtttgggggtgcctgagtctTCTCTCTCTCGAGTTGCTGCGCCATAATTCAAAGTAGAAAATGCTTTACTGTATTCTACAGATTGTTCAAGTCTACCGTAAGCGATAATCGCACCTCTAGGTATACAATTTCTGATATGCATTTATATATGtacagcttttattttattatgcatgCAACAAATTCCAAAAATTAAAACAGTGAAAAACAATTACTGTTTCTTCTCTTGTTATAccaacactatacagtggtgcctcgcttaacgaatgccctgcttaacgaaatttccgcttaacgaaaggttttttctagcggaggttgccccgctagacaaattcgttttacgaaaaatccgtctagcgaatcgcggtttcccataggaatgcattgaaattcaattaatgcgttcctatgggcaaaaaaaaattcaaaaaaaattcaatgcattcatatgggattcgctagacgaatttttcgttataagaaaagacccgtggaacgaattaaattcgactagcgaggcaccactgtatataattctAAATATTCCAATATGAGTGTACAGTGCAAATATATGAatacataaattaataaatgcaataTATCTAGATTTTTATATCTTTGTATCACAGACAACAAGATGTAATagtgagagcctgctggatcaggccaatggactaTCTATTGCAGTTACAGTGTCTGGATGAATGAAATGAATGACATTTTAAACCCCTTTGCATTCTAGTTCCAAGTAGCGAGCCTGCTGTCCAGTGTTTTCAAGTTACTGATGACGCATCAGGTGAGATCATCTCTGTGTTAGGTTTATTCTTTGGGGAACTTACTGGAACAGAAAAAAACTTGAAAGATTGCATATTCTAATGCTAGTCCAAAATTCAAAAGCGCCAAAAAGCCTTTAAAATGAGTCAGCGCTGTGCTCAGAAGCTGCTATGTTGTGCattgaaacccagaagtgtaaGTTAAATTGAATTTCCTTGCTCCTCTtccccatccacacacacactggaaattCTACATAGCCAGCTGGATTGAACAGAATGTATAAGGATACTAGGTTTAAATGTTAGAAGAACTGTACTTAGCAGTGAACATATGAGAATAATCAATGAAAATAACAGGGGGAAAATATTTGCATTGTTAGGGATCTCAATATGTGGTCACATATACTGTAATCTCTTTCTTGCCTGATACCCTTTCTTGCCTGATCCAATGATCCACTTTTACCTTATTGATGTCTTTTGTGCTTCCAGGTAAAGCTGGAGAGCAACTTTGCCTCTGTGATCTTTGCCATTATGGTTTTGGAAGGCCTTGGACGCTCACTGGACCCTGAACTCGATATCCTCAAGGCAGCTAAACCTTTTCTAATTAAAGCTCCAAGTCCCCTCCTGGCACAGTGATGGGCTAGGGTGGTTTTTTGGGGCCCTTTCATTGAAGAACTGCTCATTTGCCACCCGTTAGGTAGCTTTCAACCTCTATGTTTAAAACCGAAAGACTTGGCTGTTCAGTTTATCCATATTGAGACCAGAAGTGTTCAGGGGCTGAAATAGCTCCACTTGGATTGTGATAATTGATATCTATTCCCATTACGGCAAGCGTGGGAAAACTGTACCCCTCCAGGTATTGGTGGATTACAACTGCCTTTATCTCTGAACATTGGTTGTGCTggcctggggctaatgggagttgggggtTATAgcaaggtctggagggccacagatggtTTTAGGGAATGCGGTTCTCCTGTAGTTCAAAAGAAATTATGGCTCTGCATGGGTTGGGCTCCCTATCAAGTCACCTCTAGATAGGTGAGTCTACCAGAGACTGTTCCCATCTCCCCAATATTGCAAGCTTTCAGGACATCATGCCTTGCTCcattgccaaaaattggaaatGTAAAGGCAGCTTATACATCAAACtgtattttcagaatgaaaagcAAACACACTTCATTTAATATTGGTATGGTGCATGATATGAATCTTACCTATCTTCTGTTAAATTTGTCTTAAGATGCGTTTGAAACATGACATGTTTGAAATTCCATCATGGTGGCTCTTTGCTCTTATGCTGCTAAGCAGCCGCTGCTTCTGTCTACATGGGGAATTTAAAAATACTTGTTTTTACAAATGGATTGACTTGGTTCTAACTGTCACCTTTGATGCTGGGGAAATGGGGTTTATGAATAAACAGTTTTGAATGGGAAGCGGCCCTTTGTGTGGTTCAGCATTGCTTAGACGAAGAGGAGGGCAGCCCCTCACACTGCCTTTCCATGACATATTGCTTGTGGCACGGCACACACAATGGACTTACGGTACCAATGAGCCACAAAGAAAGACGCCTGAACATTGCTGTGGAACTTGAGCTAGTTGCACCATGTTGATATGATGGTATGATACCCACTGACAGGTTTGTAGTAGAAACTGTTCTGTGTCTGCTCCAGCTGGTCTGCAGGGCTGGCCTTAGAGGCTGGTGTCCTTGGGCAGCTGCTGAGACCTCAAAGCCCTGGGAGGGCCTGACACTGATCTGTCAAAACAAGGCAGCCATCCTTTCTTTCCTAGATGGTGGTAGCACTGGGCACCCCATGCAGTTAGCACTCCTGGCCCTGTGCCGTTGTCTGGATGAAGAGGAGCTGCTATTGCAACAGGTGGCAGCATGGCTAGTGGGCACTATGGGGCATTTTGCCCAAGATGCTACTCCTCAAATCCTGGAGCCAGCTCTGCTGGTCTCTGCTTACTTTTGACACTGAGAAGCTCCAGACTTCAATTAGAatcacagagtcatagaattgtagtgttggaccctgtgggtcatctagttcaatcttcagtgcaggaatctgaatggaagcacccttgacaaatgctttaaaaaaaaacctcctaggaaggagagtccacagcctcctggGGGAGTCCATTCTATTGTTgagcagctcttattgtcagaaagtttttctgtatgtttagtcggaatctcctgtcttgtaacttgaatccactggttcgagtcctaccctccagagcaagagaaaacaagctttttccatcctccatgtgacagccctttagatatttgaagatggctatcatatcttctctcagacTCCTtttttccccaggctaaacatacccagctccctcaaccattcgtcataaggcttggtttcctctgcacacgttccagcttgtgcAGCATTGGGAATAGTGCTAAGCGTAAGGTGGTCGGGGTGGTTTTATCTAATTTTGCATCACACCATGCCCACATGTCAGTCATTTAGTGACTGGTACCCACAACTCTCCCCAAATTTGACATCTGCCCGCTGGTCCAAAAAGGGTGGCGATCCCTGGTGTGGGGACTAGCTGATCCTCTTTCCAGGAACAGCCTGAAGCACGATGCAGACCCCCTGTGAACCAGTTAGATCACAAGTGGATGGGACACTAAAAAATTGTGTCCTGCAAGCATTTATGGTTCAAAATACTACCCTCCCATTCTCAGATAAGCCATTGTCTGAAGATGGCCTCAGTGGGGCCATTTCTATGGCAGCCCACATCACATGGCCTTGCGCATACGAACATTATTAACAGCAGCTTTGTTCCAGAAGTGGGCTTTTTCAGACGGTGATGTTTTTATGGCAACAGTGAGGCACGCAGCATCAGGAGACTCTGCTCTCTGAGATACTGTTGGAGGTCTTTGTGTTTCTGCTCCTCTTTCTCCACCTGCTGGGACGTCCGGTCCTGATTTCGGAGCTTTTGTGATTTGGCAGCCGCCTTCTCTTTCCTCTGTGTGTCCCGCTCCTGAGCTGCAGCCTCCAAGCTGTTTTGCATGGATTTCATTCTGTTCCTGAGCAGCTCCTGCAGAAAAGGACACAAAAAAGGGACTTGAAGCTCTTTCCCCCACTTACAGCGTATTTGTAGTCGAAATACATACACTGTGCAAATAAAGCAGTTCTGAAGATACTTTTGCTTGACCTAATTTATCTGAGTGCAGAGTCAGGTTTTCCTTGGCTCAGAAGGTGGATTTTCTGGATGCACAGGTAAACCCGCCCTGCTCGTCATCTCGCTCTTATGTGATTAGAATATTTTGAGAAACTGGAGAAGAGCCAAAGAGAACATCCCTCACCAGTCTTTTTTTCTCGTGGTCATCAATTCTTTCCTGGTGTTCTGCCAGCTGCTTTTCCCTCTGCTTGCGCTGTGCCTTTAAGAACTCCAGCCTTTGTTCCTCTTTGTTCTTTAGATCTTCCTGGAAACGGGATTCCCCTCTCCCTGTCTCTGCTCTTGCagcctgcagctgctgcttcccgAGCCACTTGGTCCAGCTCCCAATGTTCTCCTGCTGCTTTTGAGAGCCTTGCAAGGTTCGCTGGAGTGACCTCTGCCTATTTTGAAGAAGTTCCAGAGAAAGTAAAGTGCCATTTAGTCTGTCATGCTCAGCCTGTTACATAAAACAGAGGATCTGCCTAAAGCAGTGGCGGGCCTACATTTTTGGGGCTCTGAAGCTTGGACTGTTACGGGGTGGGGGGCTTTGtgaccagcaatgaggtctgggtaacccactgttatcttcttcaatagggctgttccacaacagatcaccacattttaaaaacaactttactCCTACATCTCAGATTTTGCTTAAAATTGCTGTACTGCGGTACTTCAACACCTTTACATCATCTGTGCTaccgactctcaaactttgggattgctGAAATATATACAGCAAAAAATGAATCAATTTGAGCtgtgactcaaattgggtctactaggcCCCAAAAGTTTAAGCAACGTGGACTGAAGTAGCTTCTGGAGCTCCTCTAGGATGGAAGAGGTTCCCTTAATCCCTTCCTTTCATTACCTCTTGTTGTCAAGCAGCAGTTCTCTTCTAAGGTGCTCCTCCTCCCGCCTCTGCTCCTCCTTAAGCTGTCTCTGCTCCATCTTCTTCCGTTTGAACTCCATCCTGGCTGTGTTGACGACCATCTCTCTCGGACCATCTTGTGTCACCGCTTTTGTCACTATTCTCTGAAAAGGAATAAGGGATTCCTTCATAATGGGATGGGTTTCTCTGGAGTGGACTAATCTCTTATTGGCTTTTCTTCCAAACTAACACCAAAATGCTTAGAAAGGCCAGGGCACCAAAAGGATCTCCGTCCATCCCCCCTTGGGATCATAAGGGTGAGACAGAGGGATGTCCTCACCTGTATGGGAGGTGCACTGTAGCTTCTTCTGATGGGCAAGACCGATTTGACAACAGAATGGTCTTCCTTCAGTGACTGGTCCACCCAGTTAAAGATTGCCTGGAGCTGGGAAGTATCTGCAGCGTACGTCTTCCGAGAAGGACTCCTTTGGCATGGCTGGGTAAAAAGTGGCATTCTGTTGAGCTGGGAAAGGACTACCGTATGAAAAAAAAAGTCCACGTCAGAGTGAGGACTTAAAGTCATTAAAAATAACGGCACAGATATATGAAGACTTTGATCTGATGAGACACATTCAAGAAAATGCTTGAATCTACAGAAACCTGAAAATGACTAGTCAaccactgtgggaaacaagaCACTAGGCAAGACGAGCCTTTGATTGGTCCAGGAGGTCTCTTCTAATTGTCAGCAGGAAGAAGCTGAATGAGCACTTGCTGGTTTGTGTATCAAGGAGCAGCCCAGGGGGTTGGCAGACAGGAAAGGGGAGGGAGCATGTGATGTGCCAACGATACATCTGATTATGCCAATCTGCCGGCTGATACACTTAAATTTCAATACCTATTGGAAAGTCACTGGGAGACCCGGATTGCCTTCATCACAGCTGCCTACCTCTTCGTCTTTGCTGTTCATGCTGAGTTATGCATTTGTCTGTGTTGACAGCTACATCAACCACAGTGCCAGGACCTTCCTGTGAAGCTTCTGGTGTTCCCTCTCTTGAATGGTCCTGTAAAATCAATAAGCAATAAAAAGCTATAGGGCACACAAGAGAGTAATCGAAACACTAACTGACTTTGTGTGGTTGGGCTAGGAAAGCTTACTATACTGAGCTGAGTTTCTACTGCATCACCACATAGGTACATGGCACATAATAAAGGCGACATTGACCTGGAAATTTGCCTGTGATCTGACTATGATAGTGAGTCCTTGGTCTTTTCAACGTTTAGCAATATTGTGTGACCGTActctggagtggggtgggggatatcCTTACCCAAGATAAAGGGACCAAAAGATTATAATACTTTTCCAGCCATCACAAACCTTGTTTGGTTTTGTAAACTTGCTTTCCATCTCTTCCTGGGATTCTAAATCTGCAACGTTGTCTGCTTCCTTCAGCTTCTTGCTCTGTTCCTTCTCATTACTTCCTGAAATAGGAAGCCTACCCTTTGAAAGCTGCTCTTCtatcttcctgctcagttcttcCTTTGTCAGTTTGGTCCCGGGGATGAAGGCATCATCTCGTTGCACTGTGCAAATGGGAGATCTAAAGGACTCCCAAGCCTGGAAGCAGCAATGGCAAAGCGGGTGGCGGGCAGAGCTGCAGCCAGCACAAACACAGCGGTCCTTTGGAGTTTCTTGCCAGTGCATCTCACCTAAATAACTCTGCTGGCAAGGCCCTGAAGCTCTGTATCCAGGTGGCACAACATAGGGATAATCTGGATTCTGCTCCACTAACATCTGCCTGGCTGCAAGTGGCATCTGAAGCTCAAGGACGATGCGTTCACTTAAAGAACGAGGGATCTTCAGAGCAACATCTGCAGACACGTTCCTAGTCTGCCCATTCCAGAAATTCACCAGCACTTTGCTGTTTTTAAAGGCTGTAAACAAATATATATGAAACCATATTTTGGAAGCAAGCACAATGTATGCCACTCTGCAGTTGtattcccccaaaccacacctaCCTGCTCCACCCTTGATGtcatatgtgacatcaggtgttAGGAGGTAAAGGTATGGCTGCCATCACTTTGAAGtccgtttgtaagtagagtcgtaccttggttgtcgaacggaatctgttctggaagtccgttcgacttctgaaaacattcaaaaaccaaggcgtggcttccgatcaGAAGCCGCAtaagctgcgtcggatgttcgggttccaaagaacgtttgcaaaccagaacactcacttctgggtttgcggtgttcaggagctgaaACGGACGAGTACCAAGGTGTTAGACAACCAAAGTACGGCTGTAGTCGGTACTGAAACTGCTTGTACGTGGACTTGAGCCCCTTTCAAGAgttgtcacctgatgtcataatgatgtcaggtgattgacaagtggatactcccgcccacctgtcaaagctggCCCTTGGGGGATTGCAGGTGAAGTGAG encodes:
- the LOC118091114 gene encoding uncharacterized protein LOC118091114, with product MSRMSHCCTRLPLLADIHEQNVAFVLCTSETETAGLCILKELLIKTLFSLAHKPTDSMFGIVSCTSQQVLKWQKSLVECSLRSVTEAAAWIRGLQSSSGASAVMAVAAALEDPFCQAVYLFTSGLPEHSVEEISSHLKEAEQAHPVHIVYLVGSKGENEHGAQEIMEEVAKASGGSFQAVSLSSDEAIPGCSESICRSDCICKQPCSSLLMGHHATAQFPSDAWSLVKEDFVDWSPEVYNLQRGVQVLARRETDGFYYLGHIVQEVKGSRGHVLIEFQRSRQSRKGKILCRMQETPLYDVIHYEDARWQPLAPGDAVLAPWDKKGERYGPGVILQVAEAASSHSAFKNSKVLVNFWNGQTRNVSADVALKIPRSLSERIVLELQMPLAARQMLVEQNPDYPYVVPPGYRASGPCQQSYLGEMHWQETPKDRCVCAGCSSARHPLCHCCFQAWESFRSPICTVQRDDAFIPGTKLTKEELSRKIEEQLSKGRLPISGSNEKEQSKKLKEADNVADLESQEEMESKFTKPNKDHSREGTPEASQEGPGTVVDVAVNTDKCITQHEQQRRRVLSQLNRMPLFTQPCQRSPSRKTYAADTSQLQAIFNWVDQSLKEDHSVVKSVLPIRRSYSAPPIQRIVTKAVTQDGPREMVVNTARMEFKRKKMEQRQLKEEQRREEEHLRRELLLDNKRQRSLQRTLQGSQKQQENIGSWTKWLGKQQLQAARAETGRGESRFQEDLKNKEEQRLEFLKAQRKQREKQLAEHQERIDDHEKKRLELLRNRMKSMQNSLEAAAQERDTQRKEKAAAKSQKLRNQDRTSQQVEKEEQKHKDLQQYLREQSLLMLRASLLP